From the genome of Chania multitudinisentens RB-25, one region includes:
- a CDS encoding flagellar biosynthesis protein FlhA: MANSKLRNTFTLPRLGYAGVPILVLCVLAMIILPLSPLMLDILFTFNIVLAVIVLLVSVNTQRPLDFAIFPTILLITTLMRLTLNVASTRVVLLHGHEGEGAAGKVIEAFGQVVIGGDFVVGFVVFVILMIINFVVVTKGAERISEVSARFTLDALPGKQMAIDADLNAGLVNQQQARHRRQEVAKEADFYGAMDGASKFVRGDAIAGIMILIINVVGGVCIGIFKYDLDVSLAFRQYVLLTIGDGLVAQIPSLLLATAAALIVTRVSEGSDVSDEIKVQLLSKPKVLYTAAFVMFILAIVPGMPHVAFLSFTALLAFVGWRQSKTVHPAQEEAEFDAISDALTLDTVSDVTWASIPLVEPIGLNLGYKLVGMIDEAKGSPLSQRIRGVRQVISDSCGILLPEIRIRENFRLKPSQYVININGIKMSSGEVHVDKLMAIPGSEMYGEIDGVLDTDPAYGMSVVWIEQEQKAKALNLGYQVVDSASVVATHINKVAREQLPELFNYDDITHLHARLAVQLPKLAEDLNAAFNFSQLLWIYRQLLLEQVSLKDISTIATTLLESSAITKEPILLTSDVRYALRRAIIHSINNDRPQLSVFTMNSELENMLLGSLNQAQQTGKVELDSFPVDPNILTQLQNTMPMIYEQMKAQGMPPILLVTPQLRPCISRYARLFAKGLHVLSYNEVPDGLELMIVGSLS, encoded by the coding sequence ATGGCGAATAGTAAATTGCGCAATACGTTCACTTTGCCCCGGCTGGGGTATGCTGGCGTACCGATCCTTGTTCTCTGCGTATTGGCGATGATTATTCTGCCATTGTCGCCGCTGATGCTGGATATCCTTTTTACCTTCAACATCGTTCTTGCGGTGATCGTGTTGCTGGTATCGGTGAATACGCAACGTCCTCTCGATTTTGCCATCTTCCCGACCATACTGCTTATCACCACGTTGATGCGCCTTACTCTTAATGTGGCCTCTACCCGGGTGGTACTGCTACACGGTCATGAAGGCGAGGGCGCGGCAGGTAAAGTGATTGAGGCTTTTGGCCAGGTAGTGATCGGCGGCGATTTTGTCGTTGGCTTTGTCGTATTCGTCATCCTGATGATCATTAACTTTGTGGTGGTCACCAAGGGAGCGGAGCGTATTTCCGAAGTTTCGGCTCGCTTTACGCTTGACGCCTTGCCGGGCAAACAGATGGCTATCGACGCCGATCTCAATGCTGGGCTGGTCAATCAGCAGCAAGCACGCCATCGCCGCCAGGAGGTCGCCAAAGAGGCCGATTTTTACGGCGCTATGGATGGTGCATCGAAGTTTGTGCGCGGCGATGCCATCGCCGGGATTATGATATTGATTATCAACGTGGTGGGCGGGGTCTGTATCGGGATCTTTAAATACGATCTTGATGTCTCACTCGCGTTTCGTCAGTACGTTCTGCTCACCATTGGTGACGGCTTGGTTGCCCAAATCCCGTCTCTTCTGCTGGCCACCGCCGCAGCGCTGATTGTTACACGGGTCAGCGAAGGCAGCGATGTCAGCGATGAGATCAAAGTACAGCTGTTGTCGAAGCCGAAGGTGCTTTACACCGCCGCTTTCGTCATGTTCATTCTGGCCATTGTACCGGGTATGCCACATGTCGCTTTCCTGAGCTTTACAGCCCTGCTGGCATTTGTCGGCTGGCGACAAAGTAAAACGGTGCATCCAGCGCAGGAAGAAGCGGAATTTGATGCTATCAGCGATGCGCTGACGTTGGATACGGTTTCCGATGTTACCTGGGCCAGCATTCCGCTGGTGGAGCCTATCGGTCTGAATCTCGGCTATAAGCTGGTCGGTATGATTGACGAAGCGAAAGGCAGCCCATTGTCCCAGAGAATACGGGGTGTACGACAGGTTATATCTGATAGTTGTGGCATATTGCTGCCAGAAATTCGCATACGGGAAAATTTCCGCCTGAAGCCTTCGCAATATGTCATTAATATCAATGGTATTAAAATGTCATCCGGTGAGGTTCATGTCGATAAACTGATGGCGATACCGGGCTCGGAGATGTATGGCGAGATCGACGGGGTCCTGGATACCGATCCGGCATACGGTATGTCGGTGGTCTGGATCGAGCAGGAACAGAAAGCGAAAGCGTTGAATCTTGGTTATCAGGTGGTAGACAGCGCCAGCGTTGTTGCAACACACATCAACAAAGTGGCACGTGAACAGCTACCAGAATTGTTTAACTATGATGATATTACCCACTTACACGCGCGGTTGGCCGTGCAACTGCCGAAGCTGGCAGAGGATTTGAATGCAGCGTTCAATTTCAGCCAGTTGCTGTGGATTTATCGGCAGCTCCTGCTTGAACAGGTGTCATTAAAGGACATTTCGACGATTGCTACCACGCTGCTGGAAAGTTCGGCTATCACCAAGGAGCCGATACTGCTCACATCAGATGTTCGTTATGCACTGCGCCGCGCAATCATCCACAGCATCAACAACGATCGTCCGCAATTGTCGGTCTTTACCATGAATAGTGAACTGGAGAACATGCTGCTTGGATCGCTTAACCAGGCGCAGCAAACGGGAAAAGTGGAGTTGGACAGTTTCCCGGTCGATCCTAATATTCTGACTCAACTTCAGAACACCATGCCGATGATTTATGAGCAGATGAAAGCTCAGGGGATGCCGCCGATTCTGTTGGTTACCCCACAATTACGGCCTTGTATTTCTCGTTACGCCCGTCTGTTTGCCAAAGGTCTTCACGTCCTTTCGTATAACGAAGTACCGGATGGTCTTGAACTCATGATTGTTGGATCATTGTCATAG
- a CDS encoding flagellar biosynthetic protein FliR yields MGIDIHALLNPLMALILPFFRIVACLFFAPVLDNKAFARRIKAALALALSVIIAPLLPHQVTLTEVLSMRTVILIGEQLLWGFFFGMALQLVFVVLQTAGHILSMNMGLGMAIINDPVNGSSSTVISQIIYIFCGLLFFIMDAHLLLVTILFKGFIYWPIGQAMSQPTLQLIAQSIGWIIASATLIALPTTFVMLIVQGGFGLLNRVSPTLNLFSLGFPISMLFGLFCISMMITNIPGHYLNLTNEILAKLDAIRMY; encoded by the coding sequence ATGGGAATCGACATTCATGCATTACTCAACCCGCTGATGGCGCTGATTCTGCCTTTTTTCCGCATCGTAGCGTGTCTGTTTTTTGCCCCGGTATTGGATAACAAGGCATTTGCCCGGCGCATTAAAGCCGCCCTGGCCCTGGCGCTGTCGGTCATTATCGCCCCGTTGTTGCCTCACCAGGTGACGCTGACGGAAGTGCTCTCAATGCGAACGGTTATTCTCATCGGTGAGCAGTTGTTATGGGGTTTTTTCTTTGGCATGGCTTTGCAACTGGTATTTGTTGTGTTGCAAACCGCAGGACACATTCTGTCGATGAATATGGGTCTTGGTATGGCAATCATAAACGATCCGGTAAACGGCAGTTCCTCAACGGTGATCTCACAGATTATTTATATTTTCTGCGGTCTGCTTTTTTTCATTATGGATGCGCATCTGCTGCTGGTGACCATTTTATTTAAAGGGTTTATCTATTGGCCTATCGGGCAGGCAATGAGCCAGCCGACGCTGCAACTTATCGCTCAAAGCATCGGCTGGATTATCGCCTCTGCGACCCTGATTGCTCTGCCAACGACCTTCGTCATGCTGATTGTGCAGGGAGGGTTTGGTCTGCTAAACCGCGTTTCGCCGACATTAAACCTGTTTTCACTGGGTTTTCCCATCAGCATGCTGTTTGGGCTGTTCTGTATTTCCATGATGATCACCAATATTCCTGGTCACTACCTTAATTTGACCAATGAAATTCTGGCGAAACTTGACGCGATAAGGATGTACTAA
- a CDS encoding FliM/FliN family flagellar motor switch protein, which translates to MNPVLQRIIIHQRDELPDLVKLDVSKLGRPWHRLPKVMNDKFDVIDTRLSIYFLKKLRVNAALKAMTFAIDQHYKNTQLFSTPYGNIGFVIDRILLLHILHDFYGLNTKDGNLVSEQDDTSQVTKTEERLKNILGQELTSLIVNKDTFGEDLEIKSDYSTIISQWSWCVTFELDGYDYGRFSILFDHHHVSKMLESMRVPEVASENTAKQNGFNPAHIEQLFYRLPLRLTGRLANLKLTVNQLGNINPGDIIPIHLNQTLPVFIGKEQIFDATIAEDDGKLFFCELNDKTVEKHYE; encoded by the coding sequence ATGAATCCAGTACTACAGCGAATTATTATCCATCAGAGGGATGAGTTACCTGACTTGGTTAAACTCGATGTCAGTAAACTTGGGCGTCCATGGCATCGTCTGCCAAAGGTAATGAATGATAAATTCGATGTTATTGACACGAGACTGAGTATTTATTTTCTTAAGAAATTGCGTGTGAATGCTGCATTGAAAGCAATGACTTTTGCTATCGATCAGCATTACAAAAACACGCAACTATTTTCTACTCCTTATGGGAACATTGGTTTTGTCATTGACCGTATTTTGTTATTGCATATTCTTCATGATTTTTATGGATTGAATACAAAAGACGGAAATCTTGTGAGCGAACAGGATGACACCAGCCAGGTGACCAAAACGGAAGAACGTCTGAAAAATATCTTAGGGCAGGAACTCACCAGCCTGATCGTTAATAAAGATACGTTTGGTGAAGATCTGGAAATAAAAAGCGATTACTCCACCATTATTAGCCAATGGTCCTGGTGCGTCACCTTTGAGCTTGATGGTTATGATTATGGCCGTTTCAGCATCCTGTTTGATCATCACCATGTCAGCAAGATGCTTGAGTCAATGCGTGTCCCTGAGGTTGCCAGCGAGAATACAGCCAAACAGAACGGTTTCAATCCGGCACATATTGAGCAGCTTTTTTACCGATTACCGCTCAGGCTGACTGGGCGCTTGGCAAATCTCAAACTGACGGTAAATCAGCTTGGCAACATCAATCCTGGTGACATCATCCCGATTCATTTGAATCAGACCTTACCTGTATTTATTGGCAAAGAGCAGATTTTTGACGCCACTATCGCTGAAGATGACGGCAAGTTGTTCTTTTGCGAGCTTAATGACAAAACGGTAGAGAAGCATTATGAATGA
- a CDS encoding helix-turn-helix transcriptional regulator: MAINRECIAEVMKKFLLSDNTGIHKLSMAEQKVIVAVAHGKTLTELAVKRNLSIRTLSTQKRNAYKKINIKSDVEFIHYIYTFIGR, from the coding sequence ATGGCTATTAATAGAGAATGTATTGCGGAAGTGATGAAGAAATTCCTGTTATCTGATAATACGGGTATCCATAAACTTTCAATGGCTGAACAGAAGGTTATTGTTGCCGTGGCACATGGAAAAACGCTAACTGAATTAGCAGTAAAGAGAAATCTAAGTATCAGAACGCTATCAACTCAAAAACGTAACGCCTATAAAAAAATAAATATTAAATCTGATGTCGAGTTTATTCATTATATCTATACTTTTATTGGCAGATAA
- the fliQ gene encoding flagellar biosynthesis protein FliQ: protein MMTIDIAGDIMATGIRLVLLISAVAILPSLIVGLCVSVFQATTQINEQTLSFLPRLVVTLAVLIFGGRWMLTQLVDFTVQLFQQSAALVG, encoded by the coding sequence ATGATGACGATAGACATCGCTGGGGACATCATGGCAACCGGGATTCGGTTGGTATTGCTTATCTCTGCCGTGGCCATTTTACCCAGCCTGATAGTCGGTCTGTGCGTGAGCGTGTTTCAGGCGACGACGCAGATTAACGAACAAACGCTCAGTTTTTTACCGCGTCTGGTCGTTACCCTGGCGGTGTTAATTTTTGGTGGCCGATGGATGCTCACCCAACTCGTGGATTTTACGGTGCAGCTCTTTCAACAGTCGGCAGCGCTGGTCGGTTAG
- a CDS encoding sigma-54 interaction domain-containing protein gives MSIVIGQEVCNVNGFVAVAPVSVNAFSLAHRVAQYYNVSALITGETGTGKECVAKYIHENSYGNDAPYIGVNCAAIPESMLEAILFGYEKGAFTGAVTSVAGKFEQANGGTLLLDEIGDMPLALQAKLLRVLQEQEVERLGSHKRIPLDIRLITSTNKDLQVEIAEGRFRQDLFYRISVIPIHITPLRERKQDILPLAQRFISKYNAFHKETVTLSDDALSALLNYNWPGNVRELENVIQRGMILSNSAQINAADFALTLRAPQTDAMAAEAIPPYHEQNEAANQAMSNVKLHGRLAEYQYIIGLLKRHNGNKSKTAEFLGITPRALRYRLASMREEGIDIECYS, from the coding sequence ATGAGCATTGTTATTGGACAAGAAGTTTGTAATGTGAATGGATTTGTTGCAGTCGCTCCGGTGAGCGTAAATGCATTCTCATTAGCACACCGCGTTGCGCAATACTATAATGTTTCAGCGCTTATCACGGGTGAGACCGGCACCGGCAAAGAGTGCGTAGCTAAATATATTCATGAAAACTCTTACGGTAATGATGCACCGTATATCGGTGTTAACTGTGCAGCAATTCCGGAAAGCATGTTGGAAGCCATTTTATTTGGCTATGAAAAAGGCGCATTTACCGGAGCGGTTACCAGCGTAGCCGGAAAATTTGAACAGGCCAACGGCGGAACCTTATTATTGGATGAAATTGGCGATATGCCGCTGGCTCTTCAGGCAAAACTATTGCGTGTATTACAAGAACAGGAAGTTGAGCGCTTAGGTAGCCACAAACGTATCCCTCTGGATATTCGTCTTATTACTTCTACCAATAAAGATTTACAAGTGGAAATTGCCGAAGGGCGTTTTCGACAGGATCTCTTTTACCGTATTTCGGTGATTCCCATTCACATCACCCCGCTGCGAGAACGCAAGCAAGACATTTTGCCACTTGCGCAGCGTTTCATCAGCAAATACAACGCATTCCATAAAGAAACCGTGACGTTGAGCGATGACGCGCTCTCTGCATTATTGAATTACAACTGGCCAGGAAACGTCCGCGAGTTGGAAAATGTTATTCAGCGAGGAATGATTCTTAGCAACAGTGCACAAATTAACGCGGCAGATTTCGCGCTAACCCTACGTGCGCCGCAAACCGACGCCATGGCCGCTGAAGCGATACCGCCTTACCACGAGCAGAACGAAGCGGCAAATCAGGCAATGAGTAACGTCAAACTTCACGGCCGCCTTGCGGAGTATCAGTACATTATCGGTCTGTTAAAACGCCATAACGGCAATAAATCTAAGACCGCAGAATTCCTGGGTATTACACCGCGCGCATTGCGCTATCGTCTCGCCTCCATGCGCGAAGAAGGCATTGATATTGAATGCTATTCCTAA
- the fliF gene encoding flagellar basal-body MS-ring/collar protein FliF, translated as MLNKIKDRLTSFSFPLGISLKQILTATGSIALAGAIILSLWNQSNGYVALYGVQEQLPTSQIVEALGAENITYRIDPNNGQVLVKENKLAQARMALAAKGISAILPDGYELMDKDELLGSSQFIQNVRYKRSLEGELSKSIMSLDSVENARVHLGLSESSSFVMTNKPNSSASVVVKLRYGKRLNDEQVAAVVQLVAGSVPGMAPANVRVVDQEGNLLSDTLQGEDSNLISKRLGSTVVERIKSEIHHNIAGLLTSLVGPENFRISVAPAVNLSSIEETQERLGKEPQISEEQLNRENTTHELALGIPGSLSNRPVNQTPPAANNQGAQANATPNPQASSTNEPVSLMSRNQEQRKYAFDRDIRHIRHPGFKLEKLSIAVALNQQSPALEKITPEQLASITKLLESAAGIDKTRGDTLILDVLTFTALPQDIIPDMKWWQDPAVLQWSKLGGMGLLALLAFLFIIRPLMKRLTQSGQLAAATPENTAPTGEDTPQTPAAEKTDSLEKNLNQGALNHEDNLPPLSSGLETKVRYLQVLAHNEAERVAEVLKQWINSNDRSNNV; from the coding sequence GTGTTAAATAAAATTAAAGACCGTCTTACTTCTTTCTCATTCCCGCTCGGCATCAGTCTGAAACAAATACTGACGGCAACGGGCAGCATTGCCCTGGCTGGCGCCATCATTTTATCGCTATGGAACCAAAGTAATGGTTATGTGGCGCTCTATGGAGTACAGGAACAACTCCCTACCTCACAAATCGTTGAGGCGCTAGGGGCTGAAAATATTACCTACCGTATCGATCCGAATAACGGCCAGGTGCTGGTAAAAGAAAACAAACTGGCGCAAGCGCGTATGGCACTGGCGGCAAAAGGAATCAGCGCCATCCTGCCTGATGGTTACGAATTAATGGACAAGGATGAGTTACTTGGCAGCAGCCAGTTTATCCAGAACGTGCGCTATAAGCGCAGCCTGGAAGGCGAACTGTCAAAAAGCATCATGTCGTTGGATTCCGTTGAAAACGCGCGCGTGCATTTGGGCCTGAGCGAATCCAGCTCATTCGTGATGACCAATAAACCCAATAGCAGTGCATCGGTAGTGGTCAAATTGCGTTACGGAAAGCGGCTTAACGATGAACAGGTTGCCGCGGTTGTCCAACTGGTCGCCGGTAGCGTACCAGGAATGGCCCCGGCCAATGTGCGAGTGGTTGATCAGGAGGGCAATCTCCTTTCGGATACCCTGCAAGGCGAAGACAGTAACCTGATCAGCAAACGGCTCGGCAGCACGGTGGTTGAACGCATTAAAAGCGAAATACACCACAATATCGCCGGGCTGCTGACGTCGCTGGTTGGGCCGGAAAATTTCCGTATCAGCGTGGCCCCGGCCGTCAATCTTAGCAGCATTGAAGAAACGCAGGAACGGCTCGGCAAAGAGCCGCAGATCAGCGAGGAACAGCTCAACCGGGAGAATACCACCCATGAGCTGGCTCTGGGGATTCCGGGTTCGTTAAGCAACCGTCCGGTAAACCAGACTCCGCCCGCGGCAAATAATCAGGGCGCGCAGGCCAATGCCACCCCGAATCCTCAGGCAAGCAGCACCAACGAGCCGGTTTCACTCATGAGCCGCAACCAGGAACAGCGTAAATATGCCTTTGACCGGGATATTCGTCACATCCGCCATCCGGGCTTCAAGTTGGAAAAACTCAGCATCGCGGTGGCGCTAAACCAGCAGTCCCCCGCCCTTGAGAAGATCACGCCTGAACAGCTTGCCTCTATAACAAAGCTGCTAGAAAGCGCGGCTGGCATCGATAAGACACGTGGAGATACCTTGATACTGGACGTGCTGACCTTTACCGCCCTTCCGCAAGATATCATTCCAGACATGAAATGGTGGCAAGACCCCGCAGTGCTGCAATGGAGCAAGTTAGGCGGCATGGGTTTACTGGCCTTATTAGCGTTCCTGTTCATTATCCGCCCACTGATGAAGCGTCTGACTCAGAGCGGGCAGCTCGCAGCTGCAACGCCGGAAAATACAGCACCGACGGGAGAAGATACGCCACAGACTCCGGCAGCCGAAAAAACGGATTCGCTGGAAAAAAATCTCAATCAAGGCGCGCTGAACCATGAGGACAACCTGCCGCCGTTGAGTTCCGGCCTTGAAACCAAAGTACGTTATCTCCAGGTTCTCGCCCATAACGAGGCCGAACGTGTCGCCGAAGTGCTCAAACAATGGATTAACAGCAATGACCGAAGCAATAACGTCTAA
- a CDS encoding bactofilin family protein: MRGLFNYKYVYLNIGLLFWLLVLLALVMDKYVYVVAGSFAAVMAFYLHIRQENNKKMFGKKMQELATVSVTPISTASEPTQEMENHERAETVISSGVCVEGNITATGKVLICGEVKGNIYAEEGSITISRAGRVEGDIVSKELIIDGCVLGECKADILTIRENACVTGALVYKAFSVHKGGRFTGKAEEKPGSEVVSSARIIDLPSQLEDVM, translated from the coding sequence ATGAGAGGACTATTTAATTACAAATATGTTTATCTCAATATCGGTCTGCTTTTTTGGCTGTTAGTTTTGCTAGCGCTGGTAATGGATAAATACGTTTATGTTGTTGCTGGCTCTTTTGCTGCCGTGATGGCCTTCTATTTACATATTCGTCAGGAGAACAATAAAAAAATGTTTGGGAAAAAAATGCAAGAATTGGCCACGGTATCTGTCACTCCCATTAGTACCGCTAGCGAACCTACTCAGGAAATGGAGAATCACGAGCGGGCTGAAACCGTGATTTCTTCGGGAGTCTGTGTTGAAGGTAATATTACGGCAACAGGTAAAGTTTTGATTTGTGGCGAAGTGAAAGGGAATATTTATGCCGAAGAAGGGAGTATCACCATTAGCCGTGCTGGCCGTGTAGAAGGTGATATTGTCAGTAAAGAATTGATTATTGACGGTTGCGTATTGGGTGAGTGTAAAGCGGATATCCTGACTATTCGGGAAAATGCCTGTGTGACCGGGGCACTGGTTTACAAAGCGTTTTCCGTGCACAAAGGCGGGCGTTTTACCGGTAAGGCAGAAGAAAAGCCCGGCAGTGAGGTGGTATCTTCAGCACGGATTATCGACTTGCCTTCTCAGTTAGAGGACGTGATGTAA
- a CDS encoding flagellar hook-basal body complex protein FliE: MTDKITAAGMGMAQQSLLATMQKTAALASSGIITKPNTMMPIGTAFAGTQPVSFSQVLNSAIGNVNALQHSASLKQKAIDMGQSDDLSGAIIESQKASVAFSAMMQTRNKLSSALDEVINIPL, translated from the coding sequence ATGACGGACAAAATTACCGCCGCTGGTATGGGCATGGCACAACAGTCACTCCTGGCAACAATGCAAAAAACGGCAGCACTGGCATCGTCTGGAATCATTACCAAGCCCAACACGATGATGCCTATCGGCACGGCATTTGCTGGCACTCAGCCGGTTTCTTTTTCACAGGTGCTGAACAGCGCGATCGGTAACGTTAATGCGTTACAGCACAGCGCCAGTCTGAAACAGAAAGCCATTGATATGGGGCAAAGCGATGATTTAAGTGGGGCAATCATTGAGAGCCAAAAGGCCAGCGTGGCTTTTTCAGCAATGATGCAAACGCGCAATAAGCTTTCCTCTGCGTTAGACGAAGTGATAAATATTCCTCTCTAA
- the fliP gene encoding flagellar type III secretion system pore protein FliP (The bacterial flagellar biogenesis protein FliP forms a type III secretion system (T3SS)-type pore required for flagellar assembly.) yields the protein MTGLFPRYGTFILLLIGLLLPSSLLAANGDITLFSTAANESGQDYNVKIEILILMTLLGLLPIMVLMMTCFTRFIIVLAILRQALGLQQSPPNKILTGIALALTLLVMRPVWTTIYQDAVVPFQNDEITLKQALITAEIPLKKYMLAQTNNKAMEQIMNIAGEQGNPHEQDLTIVTPAYLLSELKTAFQIGFMIYIPFLVIDLIVASILMAMGMMMLSPLIVSLPFKLMLFVLCDGWTLIVGTLTSSVQGL from the coding sequence ATGACGGGTTTGTTTCCACGCTACGGCACCTTCATTTTGTTACTTATTGGCCTGCTTTTGCCATCGTCACTGCTGGCAGCGAACGGTGATATAACGCTATTTAGCACGGCGGCCAATGAATCTGGGCAGGATTACAATGTAAAAATTGAAATTCTGATCCTGATGACTTTGCTTGGGCTGTTGCCAATTATGGTACTGATGATGACCTGTTTTACCCGGTTCATCATCGTACTGGCTATTTTGCGCCAGGCATTAGGGTTGCAGCAAAGCCCACCTAATAAAATCCTGACCGGCATTGCTTTGGCCTTGACGCTGCTGGTGATGCGCCCTGTTTGGACCACCATTTATCAGGATGCCGTTGTTCCCTTTCAGAATGACGAAATTACGCTTAAGCAGGCGCTGATTACCGCTGAAATACCGCTGAAAAAATACATGCTGGCGCAAACGAATAATAAGGCAATGGAACAAATCATGAATATTGCGGGAGAACAGGGCAATCCTCATGAACAGGATCTGACAATTGTGACCCCGGCATATTTATTAAGTGAACTGAAAACTGCGTTTCAGATCGGCTTCATGATTTATATCCCTTTCCTGGTTATTGACCTGATCGTCGCCAGTATTTTGATGGCGATGGGGATGATGATGCTGTCACCGCTGATTGTCTCGCTGCCGTTTAAACTCATGTTATTTGTGCTTTGCGATGGCTGGACTCTGATTGTGGGCACCTTAACCTCCAGTGTGCAGGGATTGTAG
- the flhB gene encoding flagellar type III secretion system protein FlhB: MASSGDKSEKPTPEKLRKARKKGELPRSKDMTMAVGLLASFFTLNAFMPYYQKLIGESFAAVSTMGEKLNDDSALHQFLLLNVWVLLRFIATLVFIPLACMIASLIPGGLIFTPTKLKPDFKKLSPISGVKRLFSASHYVDVGKMLLKCGIILAVLYSMVHSSMSELLFLQRLYLGEAIKQGFAIFRYVFSFFVAIIATFALFDVPLSKFMFHKKMRMTKQEVKDEHKNNDGNPQLKARVRQLQRQISAGQINRTVPTADVIITNPTHYAVALKYAPERAEAPFIVAKGVDDMALLIRDVGSKHAVEVVEFPALARAVYYTTRVNQQIPAQLFRAIAHVLTYVMQIKEWHAGKIEQKPRLNRQINIPHEVRKANGE, encoded by the coding sequence ATGGCTTCAAGTGGCGATAAAAGCGAAAAACCCACCCCCGAGAAACTGCGTAAAGCCCGTAAGAAAGGGGAACTGCCACGCTCTAAAGATATGACAATGGCGGTAGGTTTACTCGCGTCCTTTTTTACGCTTAACGCGTTCATGCCTTACTACCAGAAGCTGATTGGCGAGTCTTTTGCAGCCGTCAGTACCATGGGAGAAAAACTTAACGATGACAGCGCGCTGCATCAGTTTCTGCTGCTCAACGTTTGGGTGCTGCTGCGTTTTATTGCCACGTTGGTTTTTATCCCGCTGGCCTGCATGATCGCCAGCCTGATTCCCGGTGGTTTGATATTCACCCCCACAAAGCTAAAGCCGGATTTTAAAAAGCTCAGCCCGATCAGCGGAGTCAAGCGCCTGTTTTCCGCTAGCCATTATGTTGACGTCGGCAAGATGCTGCTCAAATGTGGCATTATCCTCGCCGTTTTGTACTCGATGGTGCATAGCTCGATGAGCGAACTGCTTTTTTTGCAGCGCTTATATCTCGGGGAAGCAATTAAGCAGGGATTTGCTATTTTCCGCTACGTTTTCAGCTTTTTCGTCGCGATTATCGCCACTTTCGCGCTATTCGATGTGCCTCTCAGCAAGTTCATGTTTCACAAAAAAATGCGTATGACCAAGCAGGAAGTCAAAGATGAACACAAAAATAACGATGGTAACCCGCAGCTCAAAGCGCGTGTCAGGCAGCTACAGCGCCAGATCTCCGCGGGGCAGATCAATCGCACCGTCCCCACAGCCGATGTGATTATTACCAACCCGACTCACTACGCGGTGGCGCTTAAGTATGCGCCTGAGCGGGCCGAAGCGCCGTTTATCGTCGCCAAAGGGGTTGATGATATGGCCCTGCTGATACGTGACGTCGGCAGCAAACATGCCGTCGAAGTGGTGGAGTTCCCCGCTCTGGCTCGCGCGGTGTACTACACCACCCGCGTCAATCAACAAATTCCGGCGCAGCTGTTTCGCGCTATCGCACATGTTCTGACTTATGTGATGCAAATCAAAGAGTGGCATGCCGGGAAAATTGAACAAAAACCCCGCCTGAACAGGCAAATCAACATTCCGCATGAGGTACGAAAAGCCAATGGCGAATAG
- a CDS encoding FliM/FliN family flagellar motor switch protein codes for MNDLQRELEHPLDLTDLNLSDLPEEETVEGNIRMDLQSEAHSNGLTDQRKMVLFSRIPVTLTLEVASVDISLSELMSVNNDSVIMLEKMAGEPLDIKVNGIPFGKAEVVVLNDKYGLRIIEFNVKDLDELTR; via the coding sequence ATGAATGACCTGCAACGTGAACTGGAGCACCCCCTGGACTTAACCGATCTCAATCTTTCGGATTTGCCGGAGGAAGAAACCGTAGAAGGCAATATCCGTATGGATTTGCAAAGCGAAGCGCATAGCAACGGCTTGACCGATCAGCGAAAGATGGTGCTGTTCAGCCGTATTCCCGTCACGCTAACGCTTGAGGTCGCTTCTGTTGATATTTCCCTTTCTGAACTGATGTCGGTTAATAACGACTCGGTGATTATGTTGGAAAAAATGGCTGGCGAACCACTTGATATCAAGGTCAACGGCATTCCATTTGGTAAAGCGGAAGTTGTGGTGCTTAATGATAAATACGGTCTGCGCATCATTGAGTTCAATGTAAAAGATTTGGATGAACTGACACGATGA